Genomic DNA from Oncorhynchus kisutch isolate 150728-3 unplaced genomic scaffold, Okis_V2 scaffold1062, whole genome shotgun sequence:
tctatctatctatctatctatctatctacctatctacctacctacctacctacctatctacctacctacctacctacctacctacctacctacctatctatctatctacctacctacctacctatctatctacctacctatctatctatctacctacctacctacctacctacctacctacctacctacctacctacctatctatctatctacctacctacctacctacctacctacctacctacctacctacctacctacctacctacctatctacctacctacctacctacctacctacctatctatctatctatctacctacctacctacctacctacctacctacctacctacctacctacctacctacctacctacctacctatctacctacctacctatctatctacctacctacctacctacctatctacctacctatctacctacctacctacctacctatctacctatctacctacctacctctcctctcccagacacGAGGCAGACGTGCAGCACTTCAAGGTGATGGCAGACACCAGAGGGCAGTATTACCTCTGGTCTGAGAAGTTCAGCTCCTTCAACGAGCTGGTGAACTATTACATGAACAACTCTGTCTCTAAACACAGCCGCATCTATCTGCTGGACACAGAAACACAGGTACCAGTTATAAGTATTTATAAAGGGTTTATAAGGGGTTTATGAAGGGCTTATACGTAGTTAATAAAGGAGCTGGTGGAGTACTATATGAACAACTCTGTCTCTAAACAGCATCTATCTGCTggacacagaaacacaggcagGAGTAGAACTATGGAGGATCCCTGTTCACTAAATGATGGTGTAGGGTACTTCAAGCTTGATAAATAGCTAAAACTGTTCATTATCAGTTTATCGAATCTGAGAGAAAAGTTAtgacagtgctctctctctctaatttcaCTTTTCTTCCTAGGAGAAGGGATTTGGCCAGACCAGGACATCAGCCCCATCCTCTCAGCCCCAGCCTCACCAGTCCCTGCCCCGCGCACCCCAGCCTCACCTGCCCCTGCCCAGCATACCCCAGCCTCACCTGCCCCTGCCCAGCATACCCCAGCCTCACCTGCCCCTGCCCAGCATACCCCAGCCTCACCAGCCCCGCACACCCCAGCCTCACCAGCCCCTGCCCAGCATACCCCAGCCTCACCAGCCCCTGCCCAGCATACCCCAGCCTCACCATCTCCTGCCCCGTGTACCCCAGCCTCAACAACCCCTGCCCCGCACACCAGACCCTATACCcccaccacaggtagtatactctcTACAACCAAatccctcctgtgtgtgtgtgtgtgtgtgtgtgtgtgtgtgtgtgtgtgtgtgtgtgtgtgtgtgtgtgtgtgtgtgtgtgtgtgtgtgtgtgtgtgtgtgtgtgtgtgtgtgtgtgtgtgtgtgtgtctgtgtgtgtgtgtatgtgtgtgtgtgtctgtgtgtgtgcatgtatgtacctccatgcatgtgtgtgtatgtatagaatGAAGCTATGTGTCTAATCAacccctgtgtgtgtacctgtgttccAGTGTGCGGCCGTGACCACGGGGGGCGGTGGTCTGATGCAGGTGAGAGCTCAGTATGACTTCAACGCCGAGGAGAAGGACGAGCTGAGCTTTAAGGCCGGTGACATCATTGAGGTGCTGGAGTGTTCCGACATGTCATGGTGGAAAGGAAGACTGAGGGGACAAGCGGGAGTGTTCCCTTCCAACTACACCAAccctgtatgagagagagaacatggctAGCATTTAGAGCTAAATAAGTATCTTCATTCATtatagcagacgttcttatccagagcaacttaaaggagcaattagggttaagtgccttgctcaaaggaatattgacagatttttcactcaGGGATTCGAATCAATGACCTTTcgggttactgacccaacagtcTGAACCTCTAGGCTTCCTGCCTCCCTAACAATAACAACTAtatttctgagagagagagagagagagagagagagagagagagagagagagagagaacataatgatTAGCTTTAGcattaaatatatgttttgtaaCTTTCTTTCTGGTTTATTATCAGTGTACTTTACCATACCGTAGGCTTATGTCAGGATAATACAACTATTTACAACTTCAGAACACAATTATTACTGTATGATTATCAAATAAATGATTTTCTGTAAGCCCCTGTATAAATGTTAATCAATGTTGCAACATAGCTACCATTCATTTAGAGTTTGACTTGTGTGAGAGCAATAGCCTTGGATCAACTAACTGTGGAATCACACCAATTCCAGGAAGAGCCACAAATATCTGGGTTGTTCGAAGTCCAACAATAATAACAGTCTGACAGTCACGTGCATGATAGCCACATACGCGTTGGGCGCTTCCATAGGGTGATTTCCGTCATATAATAAGGTATTTATCGTCCCGCCCCTATGGCAGGTAATGCCGCGTTcacgacaactgggaactcggaaaataATGCGCTTTTGAATGgttatccaactcggaattcaaGTAGCTCTAGGATGCCCGAGTTTCTGACTTGGAATTCAGatttggatgaccattcaaaaggATTTTTCACAGACGGAGCTCGTTTtccccccagagttcccagttgtatggaacgcactgaagtcggagatttccgagttccaagTTCCCAGTTTTATGAACGCAGCATTTGAGGTTAGCTGTCAAAGTCAAACGTCACACAGGTAgcctaggtaggtaggtaggtaggtaggtaaccgTGTATCTTCCGGATCCTTTTAAAATCAGCGGTTGTGCGACTTTACCCATAGGCTTCAGTCCAGCGGTGACACAGCGGTGTCCAGCCATGGCCGAGTCCCAGCTAACATGCATGGAGGACGGCCACATCAAAGAGAACGTCCCGGAGTCCAAACCGGAGTTTTACTACAGCGAAGAACAACGCGCGGCGGTTGAACAACTGCTCAAAAACGGTGACGGCGCTTTCAAAATGCGACTGAAAGAGGACAAAGTGAAAGACTTTCTCTCGGCCCGTGATATTAAAACGATAAGGAACACTTTCAAAGAATATGACACTGAAGATGAAGAGAAGTGCGGAGAATTAAAGGCGAAACCCGACGGTTCCAAAGCGAACTCGGGGCACCATTCGACGTACTGGCCGCAGATGTCGGATACAGAGGTGCCGCCGTTGGATCTCGGTTGGCCCAACGGGGGTTTGTTCAAGGGGGTCACACGCGTGGCGGTTCACACGCACCCGCCAAAAGAGAACGGACCGCACATCAAGGAGGTCATTCGTAGGCTGATCCAAGAAGCTACCAAGGTGAACTGTGGGTATATACTGTTCAATAATGATGTAACGACATAGTGATGAACTGAATAACGCAGGACTAATGACTGTGTTGTATTGGTTTATTATTGGGATAGTGATAGCCCCGGCCTATGTATCTCAAATGTGAGGTAAGAATCTAACTCATGAAGCCATCTTTTTTAATGGGAAAGTAATCTATATAGTAATTTATCAGAGAACTTCAAATGCGTCTGGGGAGGTTAGCGGAGAGGCGGTGATTGAATAGAGAGAATGGATCGATTGTGTGCGTCCGTGCATCAGCAGGGGCATATGGAAGTGAGTGTCTAAACTTGTAGAGGagtgatcatcaactagattcaaccGCAGGACGATATGTTTTGTTGAGAGGATTGTCGAGAGGcctgaacataattacaaataatttgtagactgcaaattgaccgcaagaagcccaaacagatatcatTTTTGACTAAAAcgtaatcatttcaaaccttgcttacgtttatatacgatcacgtgtctctctgTTATGCGTGGGAATTCTTGGGAACATATTTCTTAAATGTAAATCACTTGgtgctgatttcctggtgttatTACAGTCTTTTACGTCCAACGATTAACCTTttattttgttattattattatttccagTAAACTTGAGGGATCATCCACGTAAACCTGGGGGATCATCCACGTAAACCTGGGGGATCATCCACGTAAACCTGGGGGATCATCCACGTAAACCTGGGGGATCATCCACGTAAACCTGGGGGATCATCCACGTAAACCTGGGGGATCATCCACGTAAACCTGGGGGATCATCCACGTAAACTTGGGGGATCATCCACGTAAACTTGGGGGATCATCCACGTAAACTTGGGGGATCATCCACGTAAACTTGGGGGATCATCCACGGGCTATGATTCCTGTCTGATGACGTATATCATTGTTGAATACCCTCATTGAACGAACAGCTGATTTCCCTATTACACAGGAAACATTCTGTCATGTCAATTAAAGTTAGGCTAGCTTTCATGATTAGGCTATTCAGAGAACACatatacaaagacacacacacccactgtctGTACTTTCCACCCTTTGTGGATGCGTACAACCTCCCAGTAAAACAGCACACAGGAGAGATAAAGGGGGTTCTATTCCATTGTGATGAATGAAGAAATCCCTCAGCATGTTGGCAGCACATAACAGGATGAACTGGAGTCAGAGCTGCTTAGTTCAGTTGCCTTTAGCGAAGTTTGTTTATCGTGTCACTAGAGACTGAGTCATTTTGGACCCACCCATCTTgacccagtcagtcaaccagtgaGTCATCCAGTCAGAGCCACCCAATCAGcaagtcagtcagtaagtcaggCAGTCAGTTAGTCAGGCAGTCAGTCCATGACACATTTCCTCCCTTTGTACAACTGGGTCTTAGAACAACACACAATCACATCAATGTCTTGGTCCGGTTTGGTTTTGGCCGTCATtctaaatcagaatttgttcttattaactgacttgcctagttaaatcaaggttaaataaaacacgTGAAAAATGATTGTGTCAATACAGTATATTGTTACAGAAGTATGATGACATGTTAAACCTGGGCCGATGTCATATACCGTATGTTACATATATGACAGTGTTTTAATGTGAGGTcacagggcggcaggtagcctccaCAATGTCATGTACATGTGCTATTCACTGTCTATTTATACCTACAGGGGATTCCCCCTGGGTAGTTTACCGCTCTGGGCTGAAGTTTcctctaggtacagatctaggatcagcttccccgatcctaaccttaaccattagtgggagaAATGTCAAACTGACCCAGGTAgtggcaacttcaccctacttcTAGTTCACCGACCTGTCAAGTGAGTgaatgagaacatatgaaagtcaTTTCTCAGGTGTGTTTATGCCAAACAGGATGTCATGGAACACCGCAGCCTGAAGCTTTGAAGCAGTTTGTTTACTGttaggagaaatggagagaat
This window encodes:
- the LOC109879547 gene encoding GRB2-related adapter protein; protein product: MEAVGKYDFTATAEDELSFRKGDNMKILGTNDDWLMAERHGKKGFIPRNYINIHLPSWYQESASRGEAQESLMTQPIGSFLIRGSQSSPGDFSISVRHEADVQHFKVMADTRGQYYLWSEKFSSFNELVNYYMNNSVSKHSRIYLLDTETQEKGFGQTRTSAPSSQPQPHQSLPRAPQPHLPLPSIPQPHLPLPSIPQPHLPLPSIPQPHQPRTPQPHQPLPSIPQPHQPLPSIPQPHHLLPRVPQPQQPLPRTPDPIPPPQCAAVTTGGGGLMQVRAQYDFNAEEKDELSFKAGDIIEVLECSDMSWWKGRLRGQAGVFPSNYTNPV